The genomic region CTGCCGACCTGGACCGGACGGTCGCCGGTGTTGACGACCTCCATCGTCAGCCGGTCCGCGCCCGCGTTGAGCTCGATGTCACCGTCGCCGAACACGATCTCGCCCGGGATCATCTGCGCGCTCACGGGATCGGGTGGTGGACGGTGACGAGCTTGGTGCCGTCGGGAAAGGTCGCTTCGACCTGAACGTCGTGCAGCATCTCGGGCACACCCTCCATCACGTCCTCGCGGCCGAGCACCTCGCGACCGCTGACCATCAACTCGGCGACCGCGCGGCCGTCCCTCGCGCCCTCGAGGAGATGATCGGTGATGACGGCGACAGCCTCGGGGTGGTTGAGCTTGAGCCCGCGTGCCTGCCGCCTGCGGGCGAGGTCGGCGGCATACGAGATCAGCAGCCGGTCCTGTTCATGCGGCGTCAAACGCATAGTGCGCGATATTGCCACGGCGCGCGGCGATCAGCAGCGCGGAGTCACGGCCGCACCGCCGTCCGGGAAGTGCTATTCGGGCATATTCTGCAGTCGGACCTGCCCCCGCGCGACGAGACGGTCGTCGTCGTCGGTGATGGAGATCGACCACAGCTGTTGGCGGCGCCCCCGGTGAATCGGCGTGGAGACCGCGGTGACGGTGCCCGACGAGATGGCCCGCAGGAAATCGGTGTTGTTGTTGACGCCTACCACGTGACCGCCGCCGTGCTCGGTCAGCCAGGTCTGGGCGGACACGCTGGCCAGGCTTTCGATGACCGAGCAGTACACCCCACCGTGCACGATTCCGAAGGGCTGCAGCAGCCGATCGTCGATCTTCAACTGCGCACGGCCCCCGTCGGGTCCCATCTGTAGATACGTCAGGCCCAGTTCGGTGTCGAACCCCTTGCCCAGCGAACTCGATGCGTCGGATGTCACGCGATCGTGTCTACACGGTGGCTTTTCGGTCCGGGGCCGGGGGTCGGGCGGTTAGGGTCGGGGTATGGCCAAGAGTGCGAAAGATCTGGTAGCCGCCGCCAACGAGGTCGTGCCTCGAATCTCGCCTGCCGACGCCCAGGACATGATCGCCGACGGCGCCTTGGTCGTCGACGTCCGCGACGCACCGGAAGTGCAGCAGAGTGGGAAAGTGGCCGGCGCCGTCCACGTGCCGCGCGGGATGCTGGAGTTCCGCGCCGACCCCGAATCGCCGTATCACGACCCCAGTTTCAGCAAGGACAAGGCGGTGATCGTCTACTGCGCGTCGGGCGGCCGCTCGGCGCTGTCCGGTCAGGCGCTCAAGGAACTCGGCTACGACCGGGTCTACAACCTCGGCGGCTTCGGCGACTGGGCTGACAGCGGGGGCGCTGTCGAAACCGTCTGAGCTCCAACGACTTCCGTGTCACGGAGCGGACAGGCCCCGCACCGATAGTGCGGGGCCTGTCCTTCGTGTGGACCGGGAGTCTCTGCAGCCCTCAGGACTCCGGTGCGGTCCGGTGGTTCGGCCGGTGTGCCTGCGATCTGCATATCAGCATAGGCAAGGCTTCCCTAATCTCGCAAGACCTTCCCCGATGTGGCTCCTGGCCGCGCCACGTACCGGCAGCCCGAAACCGACGAATGCGTCCAGCACGGCCTGTCCGCGGCGCATGCTTGCCAATTCGCTCGAACCGGCCAGCAGCGGCACCTGGGTGGCCGCACCGACGACGGCGCCCCCGACCGCGTGCCACATCGCCGCGACCGACATCCCCGCGCCGCTGATGTCGGCCAGCCTGGCGAACAGCGGTGCCAGGGTGCGGTGGCTGCGGTGGGCGACCCACGTGGTCAGCGCCGCCTCGCTGGGCAAGGCCACGATGCCCTCGCGGACCGAATGCCCGGCCCGCCGCGATCGACGTCCACGGAAGTACGGATCGTCGGGCAGGGCGCGCAGCGTCGGATCCACTACGGCCACCCAGTCGATCGCCCCCTCGGAGTCGACGTGGACCCACAGGTTCTCCGGGCCGGTGTCCCAGGCCCGGCCTTCCATCGACAGCAGCGGTATCACGCGGCCGACGACGACATGGGCGAGCGTGACCGCCAGCTGGTGGGTGACCGCTGCGCGGCTGTCGGTCTCCTCGGCGGCGAGGTCGAACATGGTCTGCAACCGGTCCGCAGTCAGCGCCTCGGCCAGTGGCCACCAGCGCCGCCGGGACAGATCACCCATCACCGCCACCCCATAGACCCGCGGGCATTCGGGGCACAGCTCGCGGAGTCGTCGGCTCGACTCGTGCAGGGGAAGGGTTCGGTCGATCGCCATGCTTGCGATGAGCGGATCGTCGACGGCAACCGTCATGACACCTCCGTACGACTGAGTTAGGTTAGCCTTACTATAGCTAGGCGCCCAACCAGCGCCACCGCGTGTGACTGGTCTCACACCGTGGCAAGACAAGGCTGTGAACACGGTGCCGACCCGGCTCAGCCTGTGGAACAAGACGTAGGTCTGGCGGGATACGACACATCGTAGTAAACCCGTAGTACGCTGGTTCTACAGCCGCGAGGAGATGAACGAACGATGGCGAAATTGACGCGTCTCGGGGAACTTGAACGCGCGGTCATGGATCACCTGTGGTCCGCGCGTGACCCCCAAACCGTGCGCCAGGTTCACGAGGCGCTGTCGGCCCACCGGGATCTGGCCTACACCACGATAATGACCGTGTTGCAGCGGTTGGCGAAGAAGAACCTCGTCGTGCAGCACCGCGACGACCGAGCGCACCGATATGCCCCCACGCATGGCCGTGACGAGCTGGTCGCCGGCCTCATGGTCGACGCCCTCGACCAGGCCGCCGACTCGGGCAGCCGGGAGGCGGCGTTGGTGCACTTCGTCGAGCGCGTCGGCGCCGACGAGGCCGCGGCGCTGCGCCGTGCGCTCGCCGAACTGGAATCCAAACACCGCCTACCGCCGCCCGCTGGCGATCCGGGCACCGGCTGAGGGAGACTTGCAGCGTGTCCGCGCTGGCATTCACCGTCATGGCGCTGGTCCTGTCGGGACCGGTGCCGGCGATGCTGGCGCGGGCGGCCTGGCCCTTTCGTGCCCCACGTGCGGCGATCGTGTTGTGGCAGGCGATCGCGCTGGCCGCGGTGCTCTCGGCGTTCTCGGCCGGTATCGCCATCGCCCTGCGGCTGTTCGCGCCGGGATCCGACGGCAGGCCCACCGCGACGATCGTCCGTGAGATCGGCGCCCTTGGGTGGCCGCTGTGGATGGCCTATGTCGCGGTCTTCGCGTTGACCCTCGTCGTCGGCGGCCGCCTCGCGGTCTCGGTGCTACAGGTCGCGGTCGCCACTCGGCGTCGCCGCGCACATCACCGGATGGTCGTCGACCTGGTCGGCAAGTCGCGCAAATGGGGGCACCTTCCGCTTGCGGGGGACGGTCTGCGGATTCTCGACGTCGACCAGCCGCTGGCCTACTGCCTGCCCGGGGTGCGCAGCCGGGTGGTGGTCAGCGAAGGGACGCTGACGCGGTT from Mycobacterium sp. IDR2000157661 harbors:
- a CDS encoding M56 family metallopeptidase, with translation MSALAFTVMALVLSGPVPAMLARAAWPFRAPRAAIVLWQAIALAAVLSAFSAGIAIALRLFAPGSDGRPTATIVREIGALGWPLWMAYVAVFALTLVVGGRLAVSVLQVAVATRRRRAHHRMVVDLVGKSRKWGHLPLAGDGLRILDVDQPLAYCLPGVRSRVVVSEGTLTRLSDKEIAAILSHERAHLRARHDLVLEMFTAVHAAFPRFVRSGSALDAVRTLIEMLADDAAVRTAGPTPLARALVACAAGPAPSGALAAGGPTTVLRVRRLGGQGNSLLLAAGAYLCAAAVLVLPTVAVVVPWLTELHRLFIA
- a CDS encoding rhodanese-like domain-containing protein, whose amino-acid sequence is MAKSAKDLVAAANEVVPRISPADAQDMIADGALVVDVRDAPEVQQSGKVAGAVHVPRGMLEFRADPESPYHDPSFSKDKAVIVYCASGGRSALSGQALKELGYDRVYNLGGFGDWADSGGAVETV
- a CDS encoding urease subunit gamma, whose protein sequence is MRLTPHEQDRLLISYAADLARRRQARGLKLNHPEAVAVITDHLLEGARDGRAVAELMVSGREVLGREDVMEGVPEMLHDVQVEATFPDGTKLVTVHHPIP
- a CDS encoding BlaI/MecI/CopY family transcriptional regulator, translated to MAKLTRLGELERAVMDHLWSARDPQTVRQVHEALSAHRDLAYTTIMTVLQRLAKKNLVVQHRDDRAHRYAPTHGRDELVAGLMVDALDQAADSGSREAALVHFVERVGADEAAALRRALAELESKHRLPPPAGDPGTG
- a CDS encoding PaaI family thioesterase translates to MGPDGGRAQLKIDDRLLQPFGIVHGGVYCSVIESLASVSAQTWLTEHGGGHVVGVNNNTDFLRAISSGTVTAVSTPIHRGRRQQLWSISITDDDDRLVARGQVRLQNMPE
- a CDS encoding iron reductase, with protein sequence MTVAVDDPLIASMAIDRTLPLHESSRRLRELCPECPRVYGVAVMGDLSRRRWWPLAEALTADRLQTMFDLAAEETDSRAAVTHQLAVTLAHVVVGRVIPLLSMEGRAWDTGPENLWVHVDSEGAIDWVAVVDPTLRALPDDPYFRGRRSRRAGHSVREGIVALPSEAALTTWVAHRSHRTLAPLFARLADISGAGMSVAAMWHAVGGAVVGAATQVPLLAGSSELASMRRGQAVLDAFVGFGLPVRGAARSHIGEGLARLGKPCLC